Part of the Passer domesticus isolate bPasDom1 chromosome 8, bPasDom1.hap1, whole genome shotgun sequence genome is shown below.
CCACCTGGCTTAGGAGGGTGCAGGGGATCAGAGTCATCCTCTCCTCCTGGAGACAGGACCAGAGACAGGACAAAGCCACCCAAGCTCAGCCTGCCTTCAACTGCAATAAAttccccacccctggaagtgtccaaggccaggatggagcagcctggtctagtggaaggtgtccctgcccacggcaggagGGCTGGAGCTAGATGGACTTTACAGCTCCTCCCAACCCAAAGCACTCCAGGAATCCACGAAACACGCAGTGCtgggtgccagccctgcagcagcagcaccccagagctcccagtgctcctggGGGAGGTTATCACAGCCTGCTTCAGACCTCCCCCACCCCTCAGGTGGTCCTGAGGTCAGGATCAGCACCTGCAGTGCAGCCCAGGGACTGTGGGTGCaaggctggggcagtgcccagccccagctctgccccgaGGTGTAGGGAGGAACCACTGCAAATATTCCTTGAGCAATAAAGCACCAAACCTAGGCCAGCACAGAAGggaggggagcagctgggaattCTGGAGGAAGGACATCACAGCCCGTTTTTGAGGGGAAAGAAGGTCTTTTTGTTATGCTCCTTGGAGAGCAAACAAAGCGTTCTCTTTGGCACAATAAATAAATGCTGGCACTCCTGTGGAGGGGCTGGCAAGGGGCACGGCAGGGTGGAGGGATGAACCCCAccctggtgtccccacaggATCCCCTGTGGGTGCCAATACCTGcctgtcctggggctgggcactcCACAGGCACCCTCCATGTGCCCACTCCCACGAGGTGTGCCAGCTGTGTGGCTCAGACAGATGGGGGGCTTTGTTCCATGTTTTGGGATGCCCACCTAAGGCCAAAGGGAGGCTGAGGACCTCCAGCCCCAGGTGCTTTAAGAGGAGCTGGAAAAATGCTCATCCAGCTGTGACTCGGCAGCAGGAGGGTGTGGGGAAGCTCTGGGGGAGCAGTGCAGAGCCCAATGCTTAAAACATCCAGAATGCAGAGGGGTCTCCATCCATTTCAGTCACAGCAAGCACCTCAACCCTGTCACAAGCCATGCCAGACTGGGAAAATCACCCTGGCCACCTCACCACAAGCCCTGGCTACCTGCAGAGCTCAAACACTGTCCCTAGGGATGCCACATCCTGCTCCTTGGATACCAGGGGAGCGGGAGCCTCAGGGCCAGCACCCACACCATGCACGTGCTCCCAAGGACATCCCACTCTGCAATGCCAAACTCGTCTGTCTGCCAAGCCTTGCCTTCCTGGGACTTCACCTCCCCGTTTCCAAAACTTCCTCCCCACCTTCCCCTGCCACTGTACCAGAGGCGCCCTAAGCACCAAAACCATGGAAGCCCCCTCAGGGACACcatttttgggaggtttttgaGGACAGAAACTTGTCAAGGCAaaccctgtgcccagagctggcccAGGACCCAGCAaggagagggcagcccaaggctcctAAAGTGCTGTGCAAACGTTTAGTACTTGGCACAATAATTTGTAACGGCACTAATCACCCCCCTTCCACCCCTTCCCAAGCAATGAGAGATGCAGATGAATCCTtgtctctctcctctccttgtAACTGCCCTAAAATCCACTCCTGGCTTCCCAGTCACGCCCATGTCCCCTGGAAGCTGTTGCTGCCCCAGAGGCACTGGGTCCATGGTGCAGGGATGAGGCTGGTGATCCTGGTATCAGCTCAAGGCTGGCCAAGGGCAGTACTggcagaaaaaaagtcacccCCAGGTGACAGGCATTTTTGACATGAATTTTTGGTCTTTGACCTGCGGTTCTTATTGCTCACTTTGGAATCTCCTGGACCATCTCCTGCCTCCAGGACTCTCTGCTCGTCACGTTCCACCTTCCCCCAGACATGTTTCCCAAACTCTCTACCCCACCAAGGacagctcaaagcagcagtTTGGGATTTCCCCACATTTCCCCTCTCCTCACCTCACCACCTCCCCTCCAGTTTACCCCAGCAGATTCCCAGGATCCTCCCATTGCTATtcccaagctccagggctgaACCACCAAGCCAGGAcccatcctgtgctgctgcttggagCAGGGGGAAGGAAAATGCAACATTAAAGCCATCCCCCTCCCACATCTTTTTAGCACCTTGGGAGGAAGCAGCCTGTCTACCCGCAgctttttttgctcttttccacctttcttcccacagcactgccaaaaaGCACCACGGCACAGCTGGGAGGGCAAGCAGGACCATGGGAAATGAGTGGTTTGCCCAGGAATTTCTGGGTGTGGAGCCAGGTCATTCCCAAACCCGGCAGTGCCACCCACGAAAACCATCACTGGAAGTTGGGGGAGAGGAAAAAGATGGAGAGAACgggagggaagagggagaaaggctttcccagccccacagcgaGCTGTCCCAAGAAGGTTACCTGGCCCCCTGGCCCCTTCCTGGCTCCcttggggctggcagctccccTGGAAAAGCACCACTGCTGGATACCCCCGGTGCCACAGTGGGGTCCCCAGCAGGCTCCCCCCGAGCTGGGGCAGTGGGGAAGGGGATGAGcgccagagcagggctgggagtggTGGCTCCCGGGGGAATGCTGGTGACAGGGGGTGAGccagtggaggaggaggaggaggctttCTTCCCACAGGATTCGCAGCAGAGCTTGTTGtatccagggatggagcagtaGCGAGCCAGGACCTCCATCTGGCAGAAGATGGACTTGTCCCCGAGGCAAGGCTCCCctggagagggacagggcagcacaAATTCAGGTGGCATtaggctccagccctgcagccctcccATGGGAATCCCAAAGGGAACAAGGCACCCTTTCAGGGTGCTGCCTATCCACAGAGGAAATGGGCAAGAGGGACCTGGAAAATGAAGCCAAAGTACTGAAGGATTCTGTGCACAGAGGAAAAACAGAGAGCAAGGGATGCTCCAAACCAAGATGCACTGAGCCCCAGCCATGAAGGActccaaggggaaaaaacagaagCCATTTCCCTGCTTAAAAAATTCCAAGGTAAAGAGGGAAGGGCATAAAAACCgggaggcagagggagctcagcacGGAAGCTGCAGGACCCCGTAGACCACAAGGTGGCAATGGAGCACCGCGCTTTGGAGCAGAGGCTTCGGGGATGCAGCAGCGGAGGGTGGAATCCCCAGCAGCACCGCTGGCTGTGCTCCCACCTCTGCCCTGCCCGCAGGGAGCTGCACAACTCCTCGGGAGGGTTATCCTGGCAAGCACCGCCCTTACACGAGCACTTACTGGAGGAGATCTTGCTCACGGGGTTTTTGGCTCCGTCCTGGGGCACCCGCTGCCCTTTGGTGGTGCCGTGGTCACCGGCACCGGCACTGGTGGTGATGCCAGAGAGCTTCCCTGCAGAGAGAGCACCACGATGCCCAGCAGCCACGGGAGGCTGAGGGCACTCAAAGTACCTCGGGAGggtgtttggtttgttttatctTGATTTTATCTTTGATTTTATCTTAAGGGATCTCCTTAAAAATTAAATCCCTTAAGCACCCAGCATTTAAGCTACTCAAACGCCACCCAAGACAAACTTGAGGGTGCCCATCTCCGCCAGCTCAAACCGccagaaaacccaaaaccagACAATGCCAGGGCTAAGAGCAGAgaagggaaatattttggctggctGAAATTTTTTTACTGCCAGCCGCATCAGGGACGTTCAACCCAACCCTGTCTGCTGGCATCCCCTGAAGCCACAACGGGCTGGAGGCGTTCGTGGGGGTTGATCCCCACCTGCACatgccccatcccagtgccacctcctcctcctcctcctctcaccCGGGCACACGGCCACGTGGCAGCCCTGGATGGCCTCTGGCTTGTCACCCTCGCAGCGCGCGCCGCTGTCACTGCCCTTGCACACCACCTGCCGCTGCTGGACGCCTTCCCCGCAGGTCACCGAGCACTGCGcccacacagacagacagacagacggTCAGTGACAGCGTGGGGACAGCCCCCACACCCTCCCAGCGCCCCAGGATGTGCTGGATGTTCCTCAGGTGGATTTTGCTTTCTGATGGGGGTTTCCCTCCCTGTCTCCCAAAACCCCACACTCTCTGCACAGGGATGCTCTCCCTTCTCTCATTTTTCCTTGTACCCGTATTCCCAGAAGTTTTCAAAgccaggcttggagcaacctggtctaacAGAAGGCAACCTGACCAAGGCAaagggttggaatgagatgggctttaaggtcccttccaacccaattCCAGCGTTCTGTGAAAACACCACTGTGTTTTGTACCCTTCTCTCCGCCAAGGCCAGGCaggatgggactctgagcaacctggcctaatggaaagtgtccctgtccaCAGCAGGGGGGTTGGACTATAGATGACCTTTACAGCTCCCTTTGAACCAAACCAGTCGAGGATTCTACTCCCTGACCCCTACAAGCTCCACACCCACCTCCCGTCCCCTCCTCCCAGGGGTTTCCTCACCTCGGACCAGGCTCCTGTCCTCCACTGTGCGGGGCAGGGCAGGCGGCCGCAGGGCCGGCGCGTCTCGGGGCGCTGCCCAGGGCAGTATTTGCTGTGCAGGGTGCGGTTGGTGCCGTCCTGCAGGCGCTGCACGCACTGCACCGCCCGCGCCTGCACCCCCAGCTTCCCGCAGGAGCGGCTGCAGGCGCCCCACTCCTCGGCCACCCACCTGCCAGCGTGGGAAGATGGACAAGGAGAAGGCGTGTGAGGCAATGGAAGCGGCTGGAAACGCTCCCGACGCGACCCAGGAGGAGTGGGAGCACCTCGGGCCGCACAGAGAGGACTCACATGGGCTGGGAGCACTCCTGGAGGTTACAGCGCCTCCGGATTGGCTTGGGCTTCTTGCCGTTGTCACAGAAGTTCCTATGCACCATCCGGTTGTCACTTTTCCGACGGCAGCCGTACTTGGTGTACTGGATGCCTGAGGGGGCAGAGCGTGGGCGGTGAGGTGATGGGGGTAGGGGTCCCTCCAGGgtcccccaggtccttctcctgcacCCCTGCTGGGATATGTGCTCCGAGATGTCAGCACTCGGGCGGGAGCCAAGGTTGGCTGAGGATACTCGTGCGGCTGCTGGACCCACCCGCCGGgtccccaaggctgctgtggagtgcaCACAGCTGGTGGAAAatgtcccagcccatggcaggggtttggatCAGGTTTTGGACCTttaaaggttccttccaacccgaACCACTGTGATTCCCAGAGCACAAGGTGCTCCCCACGACCTGAAGGTCACATCCCAGTGGCCATATGGAAACGAGGCTCTCACCAGCAAACCTCACGCCTACTTCTGTGCAAACTTTGGTAGTGGTCATCTTCAAAATCACTGTTTCTTGGCTCAAATCCAGTTAAAAACAGCCAAGGAATTCAAAAATCCTAGCAGGTCCATGGATAGACAGAGAAAAGTACACACACACGCAATCATGCAAGCCTGTTTCTGTAAGAAATCTGGCTAAAATGCTCACTTGAACTGCTTTGCAacaatttctccttgccagagATGCCTCAAGGGGCTCACGCACCCTTTGCCACATCCAAGCACCCCCCAGGCATGCCCTGTAGGCTGTTATGAAGAGGAAGTTACCTCCTCCACATGCCTTGGAGCACTGGGaccagctcttgagggcccacTCGTAGGAATCCATCTCCTCCAGCAGGACATTGTTATTGCCAATCATGGGCAGCAGGTCTTCGTGGATGATGTACCTGTACATGAGGCTGctcctcacctcctcctcctgagGGACGACCTGCAGGCacagagggagcagagaggggGAAGAATGATGACACGGGAAAGGGACCACATGGCAAGGTGGCCTATGACCAAAACTGGGACACACGGATGGATGGGAGCACAGACCTGCCACTCCCAGCACGTCCAGGGAACCCAATCTCTAATTCCCCACATACAGCATAACTAAAATGGGATTTGGAGTCATAAGCAATTGCTACAGAGCAAAATGCAGCTGAACTCAAAGGCAAGTGCCCGAGCAGCATGTGCCATTCTCTCATGCAGCTGGTCACCCCTTGCTTTTGGCTGGCTCATTCCCTGGATTTAGTGACACGCCCTCTTCCTCTACCCACATCCCTCCATCACCTGCCACATCACACCTCAGACCAcctcccctgtctgtgacagtcgtccccaagcccccccagAGCACGTGCCAGCCAGGCTTACCAAAACACTGATGGCCTCGTGCAGGGGACCGCTGGTTTTCAGGCTCTCCTTGCCTTGTTCCACAGTGTATTCCCACTCCAAGCCCATCTCAATGAACACTTGGCTTTTGGCTTCTTGGCCCTTGGCATTCAGGATGAAGTTCCCCGTGGCTTGATTCTTAACAGCTGGAGGAGAAAAGAGATATTTTCAATATCATTCCCTCTGGTCACTCACTTTGGGAATGACCTAAACAAGACCCTCTTTGGTGGGAATTATGAGAAAAGGGTTGAGAAAGGGTGAAGGGAGAGGGGCACTAGGGCATGCTGACCGATGCTGTGGGATGCTGGCTCCATCTCTTCTATCTGAAGGTGCCTTGCTCCAGCTGGGATCTCAAACATCTTCAAAACACCtgaaagggagggaagaaggatgaagggaagagaaagaacaGGTTTCCTCCAACTGACACATGAATCCAGCTCATGAATCTGCTTCCAAACCCACCCAGCCCTCTCACCTGGCTGCTTGGGGGTCTTGGCCAACGTGCCCTTCACCGTCCGGCAGTGGGAATTGTCCCCCCCGCAGACCCCACACTTGTCATCCTGCTTCAGGGAGCCAACCTCCTTGTCACAGCCGACGTGCTGGCACCCGGGGGACAAGAGGACAAGCCTGGGGTTACATGCCTGAGGCCCAGGTCGGAATtacagccctgcagcccagcccagggttacagccctgcagcccagcccatcaCTCTGACATCCCTTTTGCTGCACACACGCTTGGTCCCCAGGGACAGAACCCCATACCCCCAGGGGGCTGAGCTCTCTCCTGGCCAGGGAAAGGACAGGGCCAGCCCCACAAGAGCCCCTCACCAGGCACTCGCCCCGGACGCAGACGCTGTAGGGGTCTCGGTAGCTGCAGCGGGTCCCGTCGTGAACAACCTGGTTCATGAACACCACGTCTCCCGTGCCCTCAGACTGGCAGATCAGCTCACACTTCTGAGCATCTGTGgcaaaggaaaagggaagggggagaaaaagagaggtggggggggggggaaaggggtcATGGAAATTCATTAGGGTGAGTGAAGACAGAAACTCAGCTCAAcccctgagcacagccacaaTTCCAAAGCCCAGGATATTCATGTGGCTGATCTCCCAAGGCCACTAGCAGCTCAGGAGCCTGCACTTTTTCCTAGTACACTcaggaaggacaggacacaCTACATGAGGCTGCAATGCAAGtaggcagctctgctctggaaaCAGGCTGggagtgttcagcctggagaacagaaggctccagggagaactcagagccccttccagtgcctgaaggggctccaagaaagctggagagagccTTTGGACAAGGAGAAAGgcgtgacaggacaagggggaatggcttcaaactgtcagaaggcagggttagatggggtattgggaagaaattgtgtgttgtgagggtggggaggctgtggcacagtttgcccagagaagctatggctgcccctggatccttggaagtgttcttCCAACTgtgagtaacctggtctagcagaaggtgtccctgcccatggctgcagggttggaatgagataatctttaaggtcccttccaacccaaactactCTGTCAGtctgtgattttaaaaagcTGGCTGCTTGATGTTATTGCACAACAGTTTCCAGCTCAGGAGCCTCCCACCGCCCAACATCTGTGCAGCTGGCACAGTCTCCACCCCAGGCCACCAGGGCAGAGTCCTCCGGAGGAATCTGGCTACTGCTCCTTTGCCAGGACCCGCCACCACTCACCGTCATGATGCTCGTAGGGCAGCCAGGAATGTTTGCTGTTCTGGTGGGTGTAGTAGGAGTTGCGCTTGGAGCACTGCTGGGCACGGAAGTCCTGGTAGGGCCCCGGGCACTCCTCGGCGTTGCACACCTGGTACTCGTAGGTGGCTCCCGGGCACTGCCGCCCTCCGTATGCTGGGCTGGAAAACAAACCCTGGTGAGAGTGCTGGAGAGGGGATGGTGTTCAAGCCCGGCACAGTGCGGCAtccatattttctggaaaaatccctacgcccagggtttttctcctgggaagctgagaagcctcagagaaaaaggaaaacaatattatctcattgcttctcctgtgttttgctgctttggaatgtggttggagattgtttacccacaggtgattgtttcattggtttcatgtgaattgttttgactcattggccaatcagggccaagctgtgtcagactctggaaagagtcatgagttttccttattatctttttagccttctgtaagtatcctttctgtattctttagtatagtttagtattctttaatatagtatagtatcataaataataaattagccttctgagaacatggagtcagattcatcattccttccttcatcaggGCACCCCGCAAATACAATAGCACAGCTCCCACAGGAACacatgtccccatccctgccaaCAAGGTGAAGAGCCAGAAACCTCTGGCTCATGGCTACTTCCAgctggggaaagggaggaaggCAAAAGCCAGACGTACGGTGGGTTGTCGCAGCTCCGGCTGCGGGATCGCACGCCTCCCCCGCAGGTCCTGGAGCACGAGCCGAACTTGGACCAGGAGCTCCAGCTGCCATCCTGGCTGTAAGGCTGCTCCGACGTCTTCCAGATGCAGTGACCCTTGAAGCACCACTggaagggaggagaaggaaTGAGTTGCAGACCTCTTCTAAAGCGCTCAGCACCAGTGGAGAGCCCTCCTGCACCCACAGCATTACAGAAATGCTACAGCACAGGAGGAAGGTGCTCTTCATCATGCCCTCAGACACATCCCTCCCACAGGGAGCAGGACCAGCCCCTACCTTGCCAGGAGAGCACTCGGTGCCATCCAAGGGCGGCCCCTTCTTGGTCTTGCAGAAGTAGGGGTTGTCTGGGTGGCTGCACCACAGCTGCTTGCAGGGGTCGAAGGTGCGGAACTGGGGAgcacagaggagctgggctgggacagcagtGCCAAGTACCAGCAGGCTGgtggcagccaggctggctggggacCCCGGAGAGGGGGGACAGCGTGGCCATACAGCCCCTACTCACCGCCGTGCACGTCTTGTAGCCCACGCCGAAGTCGAAGCGGCACTGCTCGTCCATGGAATAATTAATTCCCGGCAGCTCAGGTAATGTGGGCCACTGGTGCTCAAAGGGGTCATCCAGAAGGCAGTCGTAGGAGCTGCAGAGTCAGACAGAGGAGTTCCTTCCATCACCCCATCCCTCAGCTCCAGGCCACTCTCCAAATTCAGCTACTGAGAAATTTGAATTATCAGGGAATCCCAGGATGGCTTAGGTCGGAACAGTCTATCAAGGTCATAGAGTTCCACCCCCCTCCTATGGGCAGgtacaccttccactagaccaggctgccccaagccccagtgttcaacctggctttggacacttccacggatccaggggcagccacagcttctctggacaccctgtgccagggcctcacctccctcacaggaaagaactttttcctaatatcccatccagccctactctctgtcagtgggaagccactcccccttgtccaaagtccctctccagctctcttggaacCCTATTAGTCACTGAAAGAAGCTccaaggtctccctggagccttctgttctccaggccaaacacccccagctcttccagcctgtctccagaggccctccagccctgggagcacctTTGGGTACCAAAAGCCACCAGTGGGGGTCTGAAGGGACAACATGCCGTCCCAGCTGGAAGGGGCATACTGGATGTAGCGGTTGAGCTCCTGCTTGCTGCAGCGGGACCAGTGGTAGCGGTGGAAGGCGGCTTGCACCAGCGGCGCCATGATGCTCCCCATGCTGGTCTCATCGGCGCAGCGGTTGCCCTGGCCGTCGTGCTCCATGCCCAACCTGGCGGGAAGATCCCGAGGGattcacagctgcagcagcccctttGCAAAGGGAGGGGGGCACCCCcgcagccagctctgcccccaCGACTTACACGTGCCCGGTCTCATGGGCCACGACGAAGGCCGAGGAGAAGCCATCCTCGTGGTTGAGGGTGCAGCTGCGGAGAGGGTGGCACATCCCCGTCACCGGAGCGTAGCCTGGGACAAAGACAGGAGGGAAggacagaggaggagaggagagagaaaacctttgagagaggaggggaaaaaaatgaaaaatttagggaaaaaacccccacacgTACATAACCTGGCTTCACTGCAACAGAAAGCAGAGGGGAAGGCGTTGAAGAGGAGAGGCTGCCAAGCTCACTTGGATGGACTGGCTCACCAGTGTGTGCCAAAAGCCAGCAGAGGTTGCTGTGGGGCTTGCTGGCACCACAGCGCCCTTGTGccaacacacctgggcaggcaggagggcagaaacAGCGCCCACAACACCCTGTCTGCCAGCGTGGGTGGGTGGCCATCGCCTCCCAGCCCAGGAATGGCATCCCCCACATTCtctttcatttaaaacaaataaagaaggaaaaagcagagaACAAAAGGCATGAGGCTCTCCCCAGAGCCCTGACAgaaccacagccctgctccccacgGGGCGCACCCACACATGCACCCGCCCGGCCCCAGGACCCCCGCCCT
Proteins encoded:
- the ADAMTS14 gene encoding A disintegrin and metalloproteinase with thrombospondin motifs 14 isoform X3; the protein is MDYLRLVLSCLVPLHGCLAAGGAPELLLSGKLSEYGVIVPFSTDCRGRFLSHVVSGEAAAGLGQPACPPSPSPSPSPSPSPSPSLSPSPSPSPSPSPSPSRRRVPRSPPEEPPQRRWLYFNVTVFGKELHLRLSPNRRLVPPGAVAEWQEDFEVLFREPLQRRCLFSGDISGMPGAAVAISNCDGLAGLIRTDSNEFFIEPLERGQQDAEEHGRAHVVYRRSAIRQDGAEPRHDLHPEAPGLQVGELPNSLELMAARLGDAERKRRHARKDDYNIEVLLAVDDSVVRFHGKEHVQNYVLTLMNIVDEIYHDESLGVHINIVLVRMIMVGYRQSVSLIERGNPSRSLEQVCRWAHSQQRSDPRHAEHHDHAVFLTRQDFGPAGYAPVTGMCHPLRSCTLNHEDGFSSAFVVAHETGHVLGMEHDGQGNRCADETSMGSIMAPLVQAAFHRYHWSRCSKQELNRYIHSYDCLLDDPFEHQWPTLPELPGINYSMDEQCRFDFGVGYKTCTAFRTFDPCKQLWCSHPDNPYFCKTKKGPPLDGTECSPGKWCFKGHCIWKTSEQPYSQDGSWSSWSKFGSCSRTCGGGVRSRSRSCDNPPPAYGGRQCPGATYEYQVCNAEECPGPYQDFRAQQCSKRNSYYTHQNSKHSWLPYEHHDDAQKCELICQSEGTGDVVFMNQVVHDGTRCSYRDPYSVCVRGECLHVGCDKEVGSLKQDDKCGVCGGDNSHCRTVKGTLAKTPKQPGVLKMFEIPAGARHLQIEEMEPASHSIAVKNQATGNFILNAKGQEAKSQVFIEMGLEWEYTVEQGKESLKTSGPLHEAISVLVVPQEEEVRSSLMYRYIIHEDLLPMIGNNNVLLEEMDSYEWALKSWSQCSKACGGGIQYTKYGCRRKSDNRMVHRNFCDNGKKPKPIRRRCNLQECSQPMWVAEEWGACSRSCGKLGVQARAVQCVQRLQDGTNRTLHSKYCPGQRPETRRPCGRLPCPAQWRTGAWSECSVTCGEGVQQRQVVCKGSDSGARCEGDKPEAIQGCHVAVCPGKLSGITTSAGAGDHGTTKGQRVPQDGAKNPVSKISSREPCLGDKSIFCQMEVLARYCSIPGYNKLCCESCGKKASSSSSTGSPPVTSIPPGATTPSPALALIPFPTAPARGEPAGDPTVAPGVSSSGAFPGELPAPREPGRGQGAR
- the ADAMTS14 gene encoding A disintegrin and metalloproteinase with thrombospondin motifs 14 isoform X2 produces the protein MDYLRLVLSCLVPLHGCLAAGGAPELLLSGKLSEYGVIVPFSTDCRGRFLSHVVSGEAAAGLGQPACPPSPSPSPSPSPSPSPSLSPSPSPSPSPSPSPSRRRVPRSPPEEPPQRRWLYFNVTVFGKELHLRLSPNRRLVPPGAVAEWQEDFEVLFREPLQRRCLFSGDISGMPGAAVAISNCDGLAGLIRTDSNEFFIEPLERGQQDAEEHGRAHVVYRRSAIRQDGAEPRHDLHPEAPGLQVGELPNSLELMAARLGDAERKRRHARKDDYNIEVLLAVDDSVVRFHGKEHVQNYVLTLMNIVDEIYHDESLGVHINIVLVRMIMVGYRQSVSLIERGNPSRSLEQVCRWAHSQQRSDPRHAEHHDHAVFLTRQDFGPAGMQGYAPVTGMCHPLRSCTLNHEDGFSSAFVVAHETGHVLGMEHDGQGNRCADETSMGSIMAPLVQAAFHRYHWSRCSKQELNRYIHSYDCLLDDPFEHQWPTLPELPGINYSMDEQCRFDFGVGYKTCTAFRTFDPCKQLWCSHPDNPYFCKTKKGPPLDGTECSPGKWCFKGHCIWKTSEQPYSQDGSWSSWSKFGSCSRTCGGGVRSRSRSCDNPPPAYGGRQCPGATYEYQVCNAEECPGPYQDFRAQQCSKRNSYYTHQNSKHSWLPYEHHDDAQKCELICQSEGTGDVVFMNQVVHDGTRCSYRDPYSVCVRGECLHVGCDKEVGSLKQDDKCGVCGGDNSHCRTVKGTLAKTPKQPGVLKMFEIPAGARHLQIEEMEPASHSIAVKNQATGNFILNAKGQEAKSQVFIEMGLEWEYTVEQGKESLKTSGPLHEAISVLVVPQEEEVRSSLMYRYIIHEDLLPMIGNNNVLLEEMDSYEWALKSWSQCSKACGGGIQYTKYGCRRKSDNRMVHRNFCDNGKKPKPIRRRCNLQECSQPMWVAEEWGACSRSCGKLGVQARAVQCVQRLQDGTNRTLHSKYCPGQRPETRRPCGRLPCPAQWRTGAWSECSVTCGEGVQQRQVVCKGSDSGARCEGDKPEAIQGCHVAVCPGKLSGITTSAGAGDHGTTKGQRVPQDGAKNPVSKISSREPCLGDKSIFCQMEVLARYCSIPGYNKLCCESCGKKASSSSSTGSPPVTSIPPGATTPSPALALIPFPTAPARGEPAGDPTVAPGVSSSGAFPGELPAPREPGRGQGAR
- the ADAMTS14 gene encoding A disintegrin and metalloproteinase with thrombospondin motifs 14 isoform X1, which codes for MDYLRLVLSCLVPLHGCLAAGGAPELLLSGKLSEYGVIVPFSTDCRGRFLSHVVSGEAAAGLGQPACPPSPSPSPSPSPSPSPSLSPSPSPSPSPSPSPSRRRVPRSPPEEPPQRRWLYFNVTVFGKELHLRLSPNRRLVPPGAVAEWQEDFEVLFREPLQRRCLFSGDISGMPGAAVAISNCDGLAGLIRTDSNEFFIEPLERGQQDAEEHGRAHVVYRRSAIRQDGAEPRHDLHPEAPGLQVGELPNSLELMAARLGDAERKRRHARKDDYNIEVLLAVDDSVVRFHGKEHVQNYVLTLMNIVDEIYHDESLGVHINIVLVRMIMVGYRQSVSLIERGNPSRSLEQVCRWAHSQQRSDPRHAEHHDHAVFLTRQDFGPAGMQGYAPVTGMCHPLRSCTLNHEDGFSSAFVVAHETGHVLGMEHDGQGNRCADETSMGSIMAPLVQAAFHRYHWSRCSKQELNRYIHSYDCLLDDPFEHQWPTLPELPGINYSMDEQCRFDFGVGYKTCTAFRTFDPCKQLWCSHPDNPYFCKTKKGPPLDGTECSPGKWCFKGHCIWKTSEQPYSQDGSWSSWSKFGSCSRTCGGGVRSRSRSCDNPPPAYGGRQCPGATYEYQVCNAEECPGPYQDFRAQQCSKRNSYYTHQNSKHSWLPYEHHDDAQKCELICQSEGTGDVVFMNQVVHDGTRCSYRDPYSVCVRGECLHVGCDKEVGSLKQDDKCGVCGGDNSHCRTVKGTLAKTPKQPGERAGWVWKQIHELDSCVSWRKPVLSLPFILLPSLSGVLKMFEIPAGARHLQIEEMEPASHSIAVKNQATGNFILNAKGQEAKSQVFIEMGLEWEYTVEQGKESLKTSGPLHEAISVLVVPQEEEVRSSLMYRYIIHEDLLPMIGNNNVLLEEMDSYEWALKSWSQCSKACGGGIQYTKYGCRRKSDNRMVHRNFCDNGKKPKPIRRRCNLQECSQPMWVAEEWGACSRSCGKLGVQARAVQCVQRLQDGTNRTLHSKYCPGQRPETRRPCGRLPCPAQWRTGAWSECSVTCGEGVQQRQVVCKGSDSGARCEGDKPEAIQGCHVAVCPGKLSGITTSAGAGDHGTTKGQRVPQDGAKNPVSKISSREPCLGDKSIFCQMEVLARYCSIPGYNKLCCESCGKKASSSSSTGSPPVTSIPPGATTPSPALALIPFPTAPARGEPAGDPTVAPGVSSSGAFPGELPAPREPGRGQGAR